TTCTTAAATCCCTTAACATGAGGTCTATTTATTCCGATTTATATAAAGAAAGATCTACTGATTGGATCAAATAGATCGTTAAATTGAAACATGAAGATTGGAAGTGCGAGATGGAAAATAGACAAGGAATCCTGCTGGAAAGCGGGACCAATGAATTGGAAATTGTAGAGTTCGGAATTGGGTCAAATAAATTTGGGATTAATGTTATTAAAGTGAAGGAGATTATCAATCCTGTACCAGTTACCTTTGTCCCGCATACGCATAAAAATGTTGAAGGACTGATTGAGTTACGGGGAGAAGTGCTCCCAGTCGTTAATGTTGCTGAAGCACTAGGGTTTCCCCCTTCGAAGAACCCAAGTCAAGATAAGTTTATCGTTTCAGAATTTAATCAACAAAAAATAATTTTTCATGTTCATACAGTCACTCAGATTCACAGGCTTTCCTGGAACCAAATAGAAAAACCTTCTGAGATGTTTCAAGGGCTTGAAAGTCAGACGACCGGAGTCATTAGGTTGAATGGGGAAATGCTCTTACTGTTGGACTTCGAGAAAATAGTAGTGGATATTAATCCGGATTCAGGAATTAATAGTAAACAGGTAAAGAAGTTAGGGAAGAGGGAGCGGTCGAATAAACGAATCGTCGTCGCTGAGGATTCACCGCTTTTAAGGCAGCTTTTACATGACACATTAACAGAAGCGGGTTTTGAAAACCTCGAATTTTTTGAGAACGGTAAAGATGCTTTAAATTATTTGGAGAATTTGATTGAAGCTGGGGAAAATGCGGTTTCTGATGTAAAGTTGGTCATAACAGACGTTGAAATGCCTCAGATGGATGGACATCATTTGACCAAACGAATTAAAGAGCATAAAGAGTTAGCGAAAGTGCCTATCATTATTTTTTCTTCTTTAATCACGGAAGATCTTCGTCATAAAGGGCAGCTTGTGGGAGCAGACGCACAGGTTAGTAAGCCAGAAATTGCAGAATTGATTTTATTGATTGATGAACTTATTTTATAAAAATAAATAAAAAAGAAAAAAATCGGGCAATGCTGCGCCGATTTTTTTCTTTTTGGAGAGTATTAGGGAAAGTTAAACGTTTAGGAGATAGCAAAAGCTAACGTGATTTATATCCTTTTCCTAAAAATGACGAAAGAAATGTATTTTCGTATTTTTGATTTTGCTGCCGGCGTGATGGTTGAGTAGGTTTGCCGGAATTCACATTGGACATTTTTGTCTCGACTGCCTGTCCAATATACGTTTGCAAAATTAATTTCGCACGTGATAAGGATAATACAGCTTTCGGGTTTCGAACGGATGAAGAGCGGTTCCCGAGGTGAGGAAGGGTTTTTAAATCATCCCTGGTAGGAGGAAGATGGAAGATATAATCACCACATTGGATAATTACATCAGATTGTTGTGCAGAAAACTTAGGGTTATCAGAAAAGTGAAGACCTAACTTTTTTGCTTTCCCCTCGCTTAATAATTTTAGTATGGTCAGGCGCTTTAATTCATATAAAGCTTTGGGTTCAGGTGCTGTCTTAGCATGTTTATTAACAATAAAAATAGCTTGGGCAAGAGTGTTATCGGATGGGGAAGTTTGCTCCCGTTGCCCGGTTGTTGGTTTCATATAGAAACTCCTTTCCTAAAATGCTGGTGCCTTGCAGTACATATTATACCATTATCACTATTGAAAGGAAGGGAAGAAAAAAAAACAGTGAAATTAATTGGAGGGAAAGAGATGAAAAGGAGAAATATAATTAGCTTAGTTAGCTGTCAATGTACAGCAAATCTAGATCATAGAGCAAAATTAGAGGGGGATTAAAAAAAGAAAGGCTGTCGAAGTTTTTCGCCAGCCTGCAGTTGGTGCGGGTTGTTAATTATTGATTGCTTTATCTCCCAGTACCAGTATAGATGTTAATATTATCTGTGACTGCCTGCTGGGTTCCGAAGGCTGTGGGATAACCTTGGGGAGGATATCCTTGATAGCCGGGGTAACCGCCTTGATACCCTTGCTGGTACCCAGGCGGATAGCCAGGATAAGGCTGCGGAGGATATGGATATGGATAAGGCGGCCGGTTATATAACAATGCACCGCCGGCGAGTGCTCCGCCAGCCAAACCAGCTACAAATGGAAGAAGTAATGGGAAAAATGGAAGAAATCTCCCGTTCTGGGGAGGCGGGTAGCCATTTCTCATGTACTGCTGTTGATAGACAGGAGAAAATGCTGGATAGGGGGAGTGCATGAAAAGACCTCCTTTTTTATAGTTCTTTTCATTCTATGATATTTTCAATGAATAGAGCCTGTTTATACTGATTCTGCTATAATGTAAGAATGAATATATGAAATGGACGTGGATTGGGAATGCTGAAAAAGTATTTCTTTGTCGGAATTGGCGGTGCTTTAGGTTCTTTCCTACGTTATGGAGTAAATGTATTTATCCATATGTCAGTCTTTCCTTTAGCTACTTTATGTGTCAACCTTATCGGAACCTTTACCCTAGGGATGCTGACAGGGTACTTTTCAAAAAGAAAGCAGCCAGTGCCCTTGTTTCTAGGTACGGGTTTATGCGGTGGTTTTACGACAATGTCGACTTTCACAGCGGAATCGATACAGTTACTTGAAACGTCCTTTTGGCTATCAAGTTTGTATATCAGTGCTACTTTAATCCTAGGAATCAGTTTCGGTTTATTAGGGATTTCTATTTCTTCAAAAAGGTGAGGTACAGGGATGATAGATATTTTGGCAGTACTGATTGGAGGGTTTATTGGTGCTGTGGCAAGGTATGGTATAAGTTCTTACCTATCCAGAAAAATGACTACCAGTTTTCCTTGGGGAATTTTGTCTGTTAATTTACTTGGTGCACTAGTCATTGGCTTTGTATTTCCCGAAAACGGTGAAGTTACGAAAACCGCTGAATTATTATTGATTACTGGTGTTCTAGGCGGATTTACTACTTTTTCTACGTTTGGTATAGAGTCTATTGAATTACTTAAAAAAGGGAGTTACCTGCATCTTGCTATCTATATGATAGTCACCGTTGTCGGGGGAATGCTGCTCTTTTCTGCAGGCTACCTACTTTAACTAGCCAATTAAACGTAAACTAATTAGAAAAGCTCATAAAAAATGCCATGGAATTATCCATGGCATTTCTGTGACGAAACACATAATTGCATTAATAAGGAGAAAAGCTGTTTTTCTATTACCAAACTAATGATATAATTCATTAGAATGGGACTTTAGTAGTGGATTAGGCCTGAATGCTTATTTTTACGGATTTTCTTTTATTCTTTCTGCAATTCGTATAAAGTTATTTCAGGTCGAGAAAGAAAACGATAGGGCAGCCTAGTTGTGCCTAGGCCTCTGTTGACATGCAGAACCATGTTTTGTATGTCATACGTACCTTCTGTATACTTTTCAGCATAAGGCGGAGTAACTAATGCCCCTGCTAAAGGAATCTGGATTTGTCCCCCATGACTGTGACCACTGAGCTGCAGCTGAACATTATAGTTAACAGCCGTATCAGCTAAATCAGGTGCATGAGATAAAAGAATAGTATACACATTATCTGGAATTCCCGACAGCGTACTCTTAAAATCTGGTCGGCCAAGCATGGCGTCGTCAATACCAGCTAAATAAATGGCTTCACCACTCAGAAGTGATAGTTTAGAATGGGCATTTTGAAGGACTTTAAAATCAGACTTCTCCATAATATTACGATAAATTTCAGAACCATTTCCACCATGGTCATGGTTTCCATATATACAATATTTACCGAAAGGTGTTTTGATTTTCTTTAAATAAGGAATGATTTCTTCAGGCATGGGATATTCGTTTGGGTGATCCATGAGGTCGCCGCTGAATATCATAACATCAGGATTAAGCTTTTCCATTTTGGTAATAACAGAGGTTAAATCTTTAATCTGAAACTGAAATCCAAGATGTGTATCACTAAATTGAACGATTTTAAAACCATTAAAGCCTTCAGGAATTAATTTGTGCTTGATCGTTATTCGTTTGATATCGATCCAGCCAGGCTCGATATCATGGGCGTAATAATGGCCCCCCATACCTATTCCTGTAATGCTTAATAAAGTTCCTGCAGATTTTTTTAAAAAAGATCTTCTCGACATATTTTTTTTCACTATTAATCAACCTATTCTGTAAAAATATTACTACCTCATACTAACAAAGAATAATCATAAAAAGAAGAATATGTTGTTTTTTATTGC
The Peribacillus sp. FSL H8-0477 genome window above contains:
- a CDS encoding chemotaxis protein, with the protein product MENRQGILLESGTNELEIVEFGIGSNKFGINVIKVKEIINPVPVTFVPHTHKNVEGLIELRGEVLPVVNVAEALGFPPSKNPSQDKFIVSEFNQQKIIFHVHTVTQIHRLSWNQIEKPSEMFQGLESQTTGVIRLNGEMLLLLDFEKIVVDINPDSGINSKQVKKLGKRERSNKRIVVAEDSPLLRQLLHDTLTEAGFENLEFFENGKDALNYLENLIEAGENAVSDVKLVITDVEMPQMDGHHLTKRIKEHKELAKVPIIIFSSLITEDLRHKGQLVGADAQVSKPEIAELILLIDELIL
- a CDS encoding YkyB family protein, giving the protein MKPTTGQREQTSPSDNTLAQAIFIVNKHAKTAPEPKALYELKRLTILKLLSEGKAKKLGLHFSDNPKFSAQQSDVIIQCGDYIFHLPPTRDDLKTLPHLGNRSSSVRNPKAVLSLSRAKLILQTYIGQAVETKMSNVNSGKPTQPSRRQQNQKYENTFLSSFLGKGYKSR
- a CDS encoding fluoride efflux transporter FluC yields the protein MKKYFFVGIGGALGSFLRYGVNVFIHMSVFPLATLCVNLIGTFTLGMLTGYFSKRKQPVPLFLGTGLCGGFTTMSTFTAESIQLLETSFWLSSLYISATLILGISFGLLGISISSKR
- the crcB gene encoding fluoride efflux transporter CrcB, which produces MIDILAVLIGGFIGAVARYGISSYLSRKMTTSFPWGILSVNLLGALVIGFVFPENGEVTKTAELLLITGVLGGFTTFSTFGIESIELLKKGSYLHLAIYMIVTVVGGMLLFSAGYLL
- a CDS encoding metallophosphoesterase yields the protein MGGHYYAHDIEPGWIDIKRITIKHKLIPEGFNGFKIVQFSDTHLGFQFQIKDLTSVITKMEKLNPDVMIFSGDLMDHPNEYPMPEEIIPYLKKIKTPFGKYCIYGNHDHGGNGSEIYRNIMEKSDFKVLQNAHSKLSLLSGEAIYLAGIDDAMLGRPDFKSTLSGIPDNVYTILLSHAPDLADTAVNYNVQLQLSGHSHGGQIQIPLAGALVTPPYAEKYTEGTYDIQNMVLHVNRGLGTTRLPYRFLSRPEITLYELQKE